Genomic window (Candidatus Chlorobium masyuteum):
ACGAATTGCTGCACTGGCAAAACCGCCGGTATAGGTCGGAACGCTCAACTGCAGACTGATCGAATAGGTATTGTAGGTTGAACCGATCGAGTAGTTGTTTTCACTCTCGGAATAGCTCTTTGAGCCGACAAGATCAATCGTCGGGTAACGGGCCCATCGCTGTTTGTCAATCTCGTGTTTTGCAATCTGAATTTCCTGGCGGGCTGCTGCAAGTGCCGGATTTGACATGAGTGCCATGGCAATCCACTCTTCAACCCCTTTTGGTTGCGGATTTTGGAGTGCAAGCCGTGAAGGGTCCAGCCGGGAGAGCTCATCAGGATAGATCCCGATCAGATCTTCCAGCTCCCTGCGGCTGAATTCGACAGAACTCACAATATCAACACCCTCTGCAAGCGCGATATCGTAGCTCGCCTGCGCCTCATTGATTTCGGTAATCGTACCGTAACCGTTATCAAAACGACGCCTGGCCTGGCGAAGCTGCTCCAGCATCGCCCTGGTGTGTGCCTGACTGAAACTGAGGTTATCCTCGGCAAAAAGAGCATTGCAATAGGCCTCGGTTACTCTCACAATCAGGCCAACCTCTTCACTCTGAAGTTCAGCATCACTCTTGGAGGCAATAGCCTTGGACTGCTGATATTCGGCAATACTGGAGAGGTTGAGCAGCGGCTGACGAACCGTTACTCCATAGTTTATGGTATTGTAATAATCAACCGGTGTAAAGCGGCCCTGAAAACCATGTTGCGTTGAACTTCGGCCCCGCGAACCGCTCCAGCGGATATTGGGCCGCAACTTGGATCTCGACTTTCCGATCTCCTCCCGGAAGATCATATTATCGGCCCTGGCAACACGCAACTTGGCATCGTAGTCGAGGGCTTTCCGGTAGGCCGTCGAGAGGTCAATCGGTGCGGCTGATACCGTTCCGGATGCCAAGAACGCTCCTATAACCATCAATCGGGAAAACTGCTTCATCATCGCTTCATTCACGTCAATGTTCGTTATCCATAAAACCATGTTGTTCAACAAACCCTGAGCCCTGAACCTACTCCTCCTTCATGGAAACCATGATCTTCTTGATCAATGGATCGATCAGATAGACCAGAAGCGAGCGTTCACCGGTCTTGACAACAACAATGACCGGCATTCCGGGCTGCATCTGGCGATGACCAAGTGATCGCATCCCCTGGGGTGTTACCGTAACCCTGGCAAGATAGTAGGTTGCTCCCGGCTGCATGGGGTTCATCTGGGGTTCGGTTATAATATCTTTTGAGACCGATTCTACCACACCCTGCACAACAAGCTGGGGCGAGTGGGAGAATGAGGAGAAGCTGACATCAACCGGCAGACCTTTTTGAATACTGTCAATAAGGTGGGGTGCCACCTTTGCATCAATAAGCAGCCCTTCGTTGCTCGGGACAATATCCATGATTTTCTGGCCCGGCTGGACCACAGCTCCCACCGTCTGAACCTGAAGCCCGACCACCTGTCCGGAGGCTGGTGATCGAATTTCAGTATCAGCCAGCTCTGCGGCAAGCACTTTGGTCTTTACTGCATCTGCCTCCACTTCAAGCAGCATCTGGGAGAGCTGGGATGCGGTTGCCGACTTGAACTCCGATATCTTCAACTCCAGCTCCCGCTGCTGGCTCATTGGGGCGTAACCCTCTTTGACCAGTGACTTTATACCTGCAAGCTGGGCATTGAGCAGGTTAAGTGTCGTCTGACGGGAGATGAAGAGCTGCCGTTCATTGCTCATATTTCGTTGAGCCAGCGTCCTGTCAGGGTCATTGAGCAGATCCGGATGAAAAGTGATTGAACGGGCTCCCCGAAGCTCTGCATGAAGCCTGTCAGCTGTTGCCCGAATGCCAAGATAGTGCTGATGGGCTTCATCAAAGCGGGCTTTTGCCGTCTGACGCTCAAGCGTTACAAGCAGGTCACCCTGACGCACCATCTGGCCCTCACGAACATGAACCTTCTCAATACTTCCTCCCCTCAGGTGTTCAACAACCTTCCGTTTTGTAGCAATACTCACGATCCCCTGACAGGGCACACCCTCGTCAAGGGGAGCAAATGCTGCCCACAGCAAAAACCCGCCGAAACCGACAAGCAGTATCCAGATACCAAGCCTTACGGGGCTTCTGGTATCTCGGTATTTCTCCTTGTTTCTGGCAAGTTGGACGGCCTTTGCTGCATCTTCCTGCTTTACTGCTTCTATCTCTTGCATAGTATCATTGATCTCCATTACCATTTACACTTCTGAAAAATTCAGTTCAGGATGCCGGGACTGATGATGATGATGCCGCTACCGGACGCATGGCGGCAATAACCTCTTCGCGCGGCCCGCACCGTTCAATCCGTCCGGCTTTCATCACCGCAACAAGATCGGCGACACCGAGTATGCTTGGGCGGTGGGTAATCAGAATAACGGTTTTACCTGCGGCTTTCATATCCCCGACCGCCTGAAGCAGTGAACGCTCACCGGCTTCATCAAGATTGGCGTTCGGCTCATCAAGAACAAGAATAGCCGGATTACCGTAGATGGCACGGGCAAGTCCGAGCCTCTGGCGCTGACCGCCCGAAAGCATCCCGCCAGCTTCACCTATCTGGGTATCATAACCACGGGGAAAACTCAAAATCATCTCATGAATACCGGTACGGCGCGCTGCCTCAATCACCTTGAGTGAATCAATTTCTGCAAAACGGGCGATATTTTCGGCAATAGAGCCATCAAAGAGCTCAATATCCTGCGGCAGATATCCCAGGTGCGGCCCGAGCTCCGCTCTCTCCCAGCTCTCAACAGGATCACCGTCTATGAGCACCGCTCCCTCGGGATGAGGCCAGACTCCGACGATACAGCGGGCAAGCGTTGATTTTCCTGATCCTGAAGGGCCGAGCACAACAACAACCTTTCCGGCAGGAAACATCACCGTAATATTATCCAGAATTGGCGTTTTACGACCTTCAACACGAACGGTAAGAGACTCGATACGGATTTCGCCGAAAGGATCCTGATGCACTGCTCCCTGCTGCTGTTCCGGAAACTCTTCAAGCAGTTTTTCCAGACGGGTAAACGCGGTAAGGGAGTGAACAAACGGCTTCCATGTGGCCACAACAAGATCAAGCGGCTGAAGAGCCTTCGACATCAAGATATTTGCCGCAATCATCGATCCGGCAGACATCCTGCCGTCAACAACGAGAAGCGCCCCGGCTCCAAGCGTAAGAGACTGCATGGTGTAGCGAAGAAACTTTACCCATGCCTGCTGACGATGCTGACGGTCATGGGAGCTCTCCGCCTTTTCAAGAGAGGCCTCGTTGAGAACAAACCAGCGTTTCATGAGGTTCCCGCTCATACCCATCGCATGGATCGGCTCAATGTTGCGAAGCTTGCTCTGCACATAGCGGTAGCTCTCATTACCTGCTTCAGATGCATGTTCAATCTCTCTGCGGGTCAGAAGATGGCTTTGCAGGGTTACGAGAAGCTGAATAATCGCAAAGAGAATTGAGAGGCACCCGAGAAAAGGACTGAGCAGAAAAATGACGGCAATATAGATCGGCGTCCAGGGGGTATCAAAAAACGCAATGATACCGTTTGCCGTAAGAAACTGGCGGATATTGGCCAGATCCTGGAACGCCTCGCTGATTTTATGCGTGCTGCGGGTAAGGAAGGCGTCAAAACTCGCATTGAAGACCAGCGAGTTGAGCGCTTCATCAAGCTGTACTCCGGCACGAACCAGAAGACGGGAACGCAGCCACTCGGCAAATGCCATCACCACATAAAACAGAATCAGAAACAGGGTCACCATAATGAGGGTCAACTCACTGCCGCTTTTCATTACCCTTCCGTATACCTGAAGCATATAGAGCGTTGGCGCGAGCATCAGCACGTTTGCGATCATGCTGAAAATACCGACCCACATAAAGAGACGGCGAAACGTCCAGAGCTGACGGGAGAGAATACTGCGATTAAAAAAATCAGGCGTCATAGGTAGACATATACACGGTTCCGGTAAAATTAACTGCGTGGTGGTTGTGGCGCCTGCTTCTGGGGCTCATGAGCAGGCGCCTGTTTTGCTGCAAGTACCTCCTGGGTAGTGCCGAACCGCTGAATCTGGCCGTCAACAAGCACAAGAATATGCTCCATTAATCCAAGGATATTCATCCGATGTGTTATGACTATCACGGTTGCCCCCTGTGCCCGCAATGCCTTCATCGTATTGGTCAGGGCGATATCTCCGGCTTCATCAAGACTGGCATTGGGTTCATCAAGAACAACAAATTTCGGCATGCCGTAAACCGCTCTTGCCAGCGCCACCCGCTGCCGCTCTCCCCCGGAAAGGAACGACCCGTCATCGCCTATCTGGGTATCATACTTTTCCGGCAACCCTTCAATAAACTCGTCAAGCCCTACCATCCGGCAAGCCTCACTTACTTTTAAGGGATCCGGAACGTCAAAGCGTGCTACATTTTCCGCAATGGTTCCTTCAAAGAGTTCCACATTCTGGGGCAGATAACCGATATACTGCCCGAGCTCCTCCTTATCCCATTGATAGATATCGTTTCCATCAAGACGCACCTTGCCCTGAATCGCCGGCCAGATACCGACAAGGAGTCGGGCAAGCGTTGTTTTGCCGGAGGCAGAAGGCCCGACTATCGCCAGCGACCCGGAGGAAGGAATCCTGAAACTGATCCCTTTGAGAATCGGCACCTGGGTTCTCGGTGCACCGGCAACAACACCTTCAACAAGTAAAAACCCTTCGGGGGGAGGCAGCGACATCTTTTTTTCCGGAAGAGGAAACTCCCTGAGCAGGGCATTCAGCCGTCTGGAGGCCTCAAGGGTATCTTCAACCTGACGCCAGCTGCCGATTATCTGAACAAGAGGAGCAAGTACCCTGCCGCCCAGAATAGATCCGACGATCATACCTGATCCGAAAAGCGCACCTTTAAGCATCAGCCAGCAACCCATACCAAGCAAAAGAGAGCTTAACAGGCTTTGCACAAGTTTGGAAAGCGCCGCATTGGTCCCAGCATGATCCGAAGCGATAGCCTGATGCATCAGGAATTCCTGCTGGCGAACCATCCACCGTTTGTGAATATTGCCAAGCATCCCCATCGATTCAATTACCTGGGCATTGCGAATAACCTCCTCCGCATAGCTTTGCGCACTGTTCGAGCTCCGGGTTGCCGCAATAAGCGGTTCACGGGTTCGGCGTTCATTAAGAAAACCTATCGCGAACTGGACAACAGCTCCGGCCAGAGCAAACCACCCGAGTGCAGGACTCATCAGAAAAAGAATCACCAGAATAAGCAGCGCAAGCGGCGCATCAATAATAGCAAGCATTGCCCTTGAGGGGAGAAATTCCCGAATGGACTTCAGATCACGAAAAGCATTTGCTCCTGAAAAGGGCAGATTGGAAAGGCGTGCGGAGACAACCGCTCCGAATACCTGCGCCCGGAGCCCCTTGTCAAGCTGCATTCCGGCATCATGCATTACCTGACTTCGAACCCATTCAAGCGCTTCGAGCAGCAGATAAAGAAAAATGACAAGAATGGTAAGCATCAACAGCGTCCTGTGATTGCGGCTGTTGAGCACCCGGTCATAGACCTCCATCATGTACATGCTCGGAGCAAGGACAAGCAGATTAACAAAAAGACTGAAAAAAAACGTCTTCTGTAGTGAAGGAATAAGGGGCAAAAGAGCCTCGCGCAAAGGAGATTTCTCTTTTGTGTTTTTCACAGCAGAAAAGAGTTGCATTCACATTGACTCATCGGCATAAATAAAAAGCGTTAATCACCACCGGGATGCAACAGCCAACAGGGGCAGTTGAACGATATAACGAAAAGTGGATATGAAAACAGGCTGAGGCAGGATACCCTGAACAAACCGGTAAAACATGCAGGCAGACACAAGAGACAAAAGGTTTCTGTATCATGGTTGAGAGAGCATGCTTGATCCAGCACTTTTTTTCAGTGAACCGGCGTCAACCAGTGCTGTGCACCATACCGCCGCATTATGGACTGAACCGTTTCGCAAATACACTTGTAAAGTGAAATATAACAAGGTAATTGCAATACTCTATCCTGTAATAAAGAGGGAGTAACGAAAAATTGAACACGCTTAAACCTCTCCACTGAGGAGTTCATCAACTTTTTTCGTCAGCGCAGTGAGGGAAAAGGGTTTGCTGATAAATCCGACACCTTCCTCAAGTACCCCCTCTTGGGCAATAATATCGGAAGTGTATCCGGACATATACAGGGTTTTAATATCCGGTCGAATCAACTTAAGTTTCCTTGCGAGTTCACACCCGTTCATTTCAGGCATGATAACATCCGTCATAAGGATATGAATCTTCTCGGCATACTGGCTGGTAATGCGGATCGCTTCCAATGGTGTTGAAGCGGTAAGTACCGCATATCCATTATTCTCGAGCATCAGTTTGCAGAGACTCAGAATATCCGGCTCATCTTCAACAATCAATACCATCTCTTTTCCCCTGCTTTCGGATGGCAGCGGCTCTGGGGAGTCATCAGGATCGGCATAACCACGATGTTTCGGCAGATAGATGTTGAAGGTTGTCCCCTGTCCCGGCTCACTCTGGCAGTCAATAAAGCCTTTGTTCTGTTTTACAATACCATAGACCGTAGAGAGCCCCATTCCGGCGCCCTGATCTTTATCCTTTGTTGTAAAAAATGGTTCAAATATATGAGGGAGATCCTTTTTTGCAATTCCGGATCCCGTATCGGTCAGGACAAGCATGATATATTCGCCCGGCAGCTTGCAGGGATGGCCGGCGGCACACGCCGGTTTGTCAACGGATATGGTACGGGTTTCAATACTGATTTTACCGGATCCGGTAATGGCATCGCGGGAGTTGACCGTAAGGTTGCCAAGGATAAGATCGATCTGAACAGGATCAATCTTTACCGGAGTATTATGACTTTCGGGTATCCAGACCAGGGTAATCTGATCACCGACAAGCCCCCTGAGCATGGAGAGCATTCTTTCGACCATGGTGTTCAGATCGAGCACAACGGGCATAACTGCCTGCTTGCGGGAGAAGGCGAGGAGCTGGGTGGTAAGTTCTGC
Coding sequences:
- a CDS encoding TolC family outer membrane protein produces the protein MVLWITNIDVNEAMMKQFSRLMVIGAFLASGTVSAAPIDLSTAYRKALDYDAKLRVARADNMIFREEIGKSRSKLRPNIRWSGSRGRSSTQHGFQGRFTPVDYYNTINYGVTVRQPLLNLSSIAEYQQSKAIASKSDAELQSEEVGLIVRVTEAYCNALFAEDNLSFSQAHTRAMLEQLRQARRRFDNGYGTITEINEAQASYDIALAEGVDIVSSVEFSRRELEDLIGIYPDELSRLDPSRLALQNPQPKGVEEWIAMALMSNPALAAARQEIQIAKHEIDKQRWARYPTIDLVGSKSYSESENNYSIGSTYNTYSISLQLSVPTYTGGFASAAIRQAHAKRLKSVEDLSSKERAVESEIRKYYNGVVTTIAQIHAYEQAVKSGEIVLIGTKKGFGAGIRSNVDVLDAEWKLFTSRRDLAKLRYQYILNSLLLKQRAGILSEKEIELFNGSLIRG
- a CDS encoding HlyD family efflux transporter periplasmic adaptor subunit; the protein is MQEIEAVKQEDAAKAVQLARNKEKYRDTRSPVRLGIWILLVGFGGFLLWAAFAPLDEGVPCQGIVSIATKRKVVEHLRGGSIEKVHVREGQMVRQGDLLVTLERQTAKARFDEAHQHYLGIRATADRLHAELRGARSITFHPDLLNDPDRTLAQRNMSNERQLFISRQTTLNLLNAQLAGIKSLVKEGYAPMSQQRELELKISEFKSATASQLSQMLLEVEADAVKTKVLAAELADTEIRSPASGQVVGLQVQTVGAVVQPGQKIMDIVPSNEGLLIDAKVAPHLIDSIQKGLPVDVSFSSFSHSPQLVVQGVVESVSKDIITEPQMNPMQPGATYYLARVTVTPQGMRSLGHRQMQPGMPVIVVVKTGERSLLVYLIDPLIKKIMVSMKEE
- a CDS encoding type I secretion system permease/ATPase; amino-acid sequence: MTPDFFNRSILSRQLWTFRRLFMWVGIFSMIANVLMLAPTLYMLQVYGRVMKSGSELTLIMVTLFLILFYVVMAFAEWLRSRLLVRAGVQLDEALNSLVFNASFDAFLTRSTHKISEAFQDLANIRQFLTANGIIAFFDTPWTPIYIAVIFLLSPFLGCLSILFAIIQLLVTLQSHLLTRREIEHASEAGNESYRYVQSKLRNIEPIHAMGMSGNLMKRWFVLNEASLEKAESSHDRQHRQQAWVKFLRYTMQSLTLGAGALLVVDGRMSAGSMIAANILMSKALQPLDLVVATWKPFVHSLTAFTRLEKLLEEFPEQQQGAVHQDPFGEIRIESLTVRVEGRKTPILDNITVMFPAGKVVVVLGPSGSGKSTLARCIVGVWPHPEGAVLIDGDPVESWERAELGPHLGYLPQDIELFDGSIAENIARFAEIDSLKVIEAARRTGIHEMILSFPRGYDTQIGEAGGMLSGGQRQRLGLARAIYGNPAILVLDEPNANLDEAGERSLLQAVGDMKAAGKTVILITHRPSILGVADLVAVMKAGRIERCGPREEVIAAMRPVAASSSSVPAS
- a CDS encoding type I secretion system permease/ATPase; the encoded protein is MQLFSAVKNTKEKSPLREALLPLIPSLQKTFFFSLFVNLLVLAPSMYMMEVYDRVLNSRNHRTLLMLTILVIFLYLLLEALEWVRSQVMHDAGMQLDKGLRAQVFGAVVSARLSNLPFSGANAFRDLKSIREFLPSRAMLAIIDAPLALLILVILFLMSPALGWFALAGAVVQFAIGFLNERRTREPLIAATRSSNSAQSYAEEVIRNAQVIESMGMLGNIHKRWMVRQQEFLMHQAIASDHAGTNAALSKLVQSLLSSLLLGMGCWLMLKGALFGSGMIVGSILGGRVLAPLVQIIGSWRQVEDTLEASRRLNALLREFPLPEKKMSLPPPEGFLLVEGVVAGAPRTQVPILKGISFRIPSSGSLAIVGPSASGKTTLARLLVGIWPAIQGKVRLDGNDIYQWDKEELGQYIGYLPQNVELFEGTIAENVARFDVPDPLKVSEACRMVGLDEFIEGLPEKYDTQIGDDGSFLSGGERQRVALARAVYGMPKFVVLDEPNASLDEAGDIALTNTMKALRAQGATVIVITHRMNILGLMEHILVLVDGQIQRFGTTQEVLAAKQAPAHEPQKQAPQPPRS